A single region of the Erythrobacter sp. genome encodes:
- a CDS encoding MFS transporter, translated as MNATSAAETEPDHLTRAQEYALAVTVAVVTANAYYIHPIIGEVAESFGVSEARIGIVPALNQLALALGIFLLLPLGDRYSNRSLCILFVSLQSLFMLGMALAEDFALFTAASTLLGFVTIAPYLIPAFASKRVAPGRLGQVTALLTVGVIFGILVARVGAGVVAERFGWRAVYWCAFALMAAVTLALPVAMRSEGRAAKSPTGSYGALLASVFALAKGNRDMMISAIIQGLNFATFTATWLALALHLTNPQLGYGVDTVGYLAGLAAVSIVTTPRLGRLADRIGARKARVMAACVSATGLALLYPLGWSVWGIVVPLVVVNMVGPTIDVTGRMTFLSLEPAIRTRLSTVYIVIMFLGGALGSLLGPAVYDWAGWAGTSAMLVALSLGVVSLSAFAFLSARRG; from the coding sequence TTGAACGCCACTTCCGCCGCCGAGACCGAGCCCGACCACCTCACCCGCGCGCAGGAATATGCGCTCGCGGTGACGGTCGCGGTGGTAACGGCGAATGCCTATTACATCCACCCGATCATCGGCGAGGTCGCGGAAAGCTTCGGGGTGAGCGAGGCGCGCATCGGGATCGTCCCGGCGCTGAACCAGCTCGCGCTTGCGCTCGGCATCTTCCTGCTGCTGCCGCTGGGCGATCGCTATTCGAACCGTTCGCTGTGCATCCTGTTCGTGAGCCTGCAGAGCCTCTTCATGCTCGGCATGGCGCTGGCGGAGGATTTCGCGCTGTTCACCGCGGCCTCGACCCTGCTCGGCTTCGTCACCATCGCGCCCTACCTGATCCCCGCCTTCGCCTCGAAGCGGGTCGCTCCCGGCCGGCTCGGGCAGGTGACGGCGCTGCTGACCGTCGGTGTGATCTTCGGCATCCTCGTCGCGCGGGTCGGGGCTGGCGTGGTCGCGGAACGCTTTGGCTGGAGGGCGGTCTACTGGTGCGCCTTCGCGCTGATGGCGGCGGTGACGCTGGCCCTTCCCGTGGCGATGCGCAGCGAGGGGCGCGCGGCGAAAAGCCCGACGGGAAGCTACGGCGCGCTGCTCGCCTCGGTTTTCGCGCTGGCGAAGGGCAACCGCGACATGATGATCTCCGCGATCATCCAGGGGCTCAATTTCGCGACCTTCACGGCGACGTGGCTGGCGCTGGCGCTGCATCTCACCAACCCGCAGCTCGGCTATGGCGTGGACACGGTCGGCTATCTGGCGGGGCTGGCGGCGGTGAGCATCGTTACCACGCCGCGCCTCGGCCGCCTCGCCGACCGGATCGGGGCGCGCAAGGCGCGGGTCATGGCGGCCTGCGTGTCGGCCACCGGCCTCGCTCTGCTCTACCCACTCGGATGGAGCGTGTGGGGGATCGTCGTGCCGCTGGTCGTGGTCAACATGGTCGGCCCCACCATCGACGTGACGGGACGGATGACCTTCCTTTCGCTGGAACCGGCGATCCGCACCCGGCTGAGCACCGTCTACATCGTCATCATGTTCCTCGGCGGCGCGCTCGGCAGCCTGCTGGGTCCTGCCGTCTATGACTGGGCCGGCTGGGCAGGGACATCGGCGATGCTGGTCGCGCTCTCGCTCGGCGTGGTGTCGCTTTCGGCCTTTGCCTTCCTTTCGGCCCGGCGGGGCTAG
- a CDS encoding haloalkane dehalogenase, giving the protein MRILTADPARFADLPDYPFAENWIEIDLGEGHRGRMHYLDEGSKDAPPVFLFHGEPSWSFLYRKMIPPLVEAGFRVLAPDLVGFGKSDKPDDIAFYTYDRHVSWLKQWREAVCPEPAALFCQDWGGLLGLRMVGEEPDRFTCVVASNTFLPTGGTPSPAFMAWREFAKSSPDFRIGALIDRATATERSEAEIAAYDAPFPDEPSKAGARAFPALVPVEDGMDGIEQNQRAWVGLAGFDKPFLTLFGADDPVTGGLGETLAKRIKGAEGMPHAILPTCGHFCQEDRPAELAQGVIDTARKAGVLG; this is encoded by the coding sequence ATGCGCATCCTCACAGCCGACCCGGCGCGTTTCGCCGATCTGCCCGACTACCCTTTCGCCGAGAACTGGATCGAGATCGACCTCGGTGAAGGGCATCGCGGGAGGATGCACTATCTCGACGAGGGATCGAAGGACGCCCCGCCCGTATTCCTTTTCCACGGCGAGCCGAGCTGGAGTTTCCTCTATCGCAAGATGATCCCGCCGCTCGTCGAAGCGGGCTTTCGCGTCCTCGCGCCCGACCTCGTCGGCTTCGGCAAGAGCGACAAGCCGGATGATATTGCCTTCTACACCTATGACCGGCACGTCTCGTGGCTGAAGCAATGGCGCGAGGCGGTGTGTCCGGAGCCTGCCGCGCTGTTCTGCCAGGACTGGGGCGGCCTTCTCGGCCTGCGCATGGTCGGCGAGGAGCCCGATCGCTTCACCTGCGTCGTCGCTTCCAACACCTTCCTTCCGACCGGCGGCACGCCCTCGCCCGCCTTCATGGCGTGGCGGGAATTCGCGAAGTCCTCGCCCGATTTCCGCATCGGCGCGCTGATCGACCGGGCCACCGCGACCGAGCGCAGCGAGGCGGAGATCGCGGCCTATGACGCGCCCTTCCCCGACGAGCCGAGCAAGGCGGGCGCGCGTGCCTTTCCCGCGCTGGTCCCGGTCGAGGACGGCATGGACGGCATCGAACAGAACCAGCGCGCCTGGGTCGGCCTCGCCGGTTTCGACAAGCCCTTCCTCACCCTGTTCGGCGCGGACGATCCGGTGACGGGCGGGCTCGGCGAGACGCTGGCGAAGCGGATCAAGGGGGCCGAGGGAATGCCGCACGCGATCCTGCCCACCTGCGGCCATTTCTGCCAGGAGGACCGCCCGGCCGAGCTCGCGCAAGGCGTCATCGATACCGCGAGAAAGGCGGGCGTGCTCGGTTGA
- a CDS encoding mechanosensitive ion channel family protein: protein MQIIDILRAQTNDMAAAAVASVPTIAIGIVVLVLTWLVAKGAGRIAGALVGKAELRPSLRALIDRLVRLGVWLTGLLTAAIIMIPDLSPASLVAGLGVGSVAIGFAFKDIFENFLAGVLIMLRKKMRVGDTIECEGVLGTVEHIALRETYIRHFSGELTIMPNSMLFMNPVEIWTDADSRRYDVMVGVAYDTDLEAADAAIRRAVESVDHVIKDKPIQILANEFNSSSVDFHVRWWAPSSGAATIENRDQVIRAIKRELDAARIEIPFPYVTHTFKERVPMGAEPGEAA from the coding sequence ATGCAGATCATCGACATACTTCGTGCCCAGACCAACGACATGGCCGCCGCCGCGGTCGCGAGTGTTCCGACCATCGCCATCGGGATCGTCGTGCTTGTCCTTACGTGGCTCGTCGCCAAGGGGGCAGGCCGGATCGCGGGGGCGCTCGTCGGCAAGGCGGAGCTGCGACCGAGCCTCAGGGCGCTGATCGACCGGCTGGTGCGGCTCGGCGTGTGGCTGACCGGCCTCCTTACTGCGGCGATCATCATGATCCCGGACCTGTCGCCCGCCAGCCTCGTCGCCGGGCTCGGGGTCGGCTCGGTCGCGATCGGTTTCGCCTTCAAGGACATCTTCGAGAACTTCCTCGCAGGCGTCCTCATCATGCTGCGCAAGAAGATGCGGGTGGGCGACACGATCGAATGCGAAGGCGTGCTCGGCACGGTCGAACATATCGCCTTGCGCGAAACCTATATCCGGCATTTTTCGGGCGAGCTTACGATCATGCCCAATTCGATGCTTTTCATGAACCCGGTCGAGATCTGGACCGACGCCGACTCGCGCCGTTACGACGTGATGGTGGGGGTCGCCTACGACACCGATCTCGAGGCCGCCGATGCCGCGATCCGGCGCGCGGTCGAAAGCGTCGATCACGTCATCAAGGACAAGCCGATCCAGATCCTCGCCAATGAATTCAATTCGTCCTCGGTCGATTTCCACGTGCGCTGGTGGGCGCCTTCGAGCGGGGCGGCGACGATCGAAAACCGCGACCAGGTGATCCGCGCGATCAAGCGCGAACTGGACGCCGCGCGGATCGAGATACCGTTCCCGTACGTTACGCACACCTTCAAGGAGCGCGTGCCGATGGGCGCGGAACCCGGCGAGGCGGCCTGA
- a CDS encoding septum formation initiator family protein, giving the protein MRGQVKEQAKQGVALALLLVLGGFAIAGPTGLLAWSENLAALEAREARIAELTARRDALSNRVELLDPEAADPDLASELVRRNLGVLHADEVVITLEE; this is encoded by the coding sequence ATGCGCGGTCAGGTGAAAGAGCAGGCGAAGCAGGGCGTGGCGCTCGCGCTGCTGCTCGTGCTCGGCGGGTTCGCCATCGCCGGGCCGACGGGCCTGCTCGCGTGGTCGGAAAACCTCGCCGCGCTCGAAGCGCGCGAGGCCCGCATCGCCGAATTGACGGCCCGGCGCGATGCGCTGTCGAACCGGGTCGAACTGCTCGATCCCGAAGCCGCCGATCCCGACCTTGCGAGCGAGCTCGTGCGGCGCAATCTCGGCGTGCTGCACGCCGACGAAGTGGTGATCACGCTCGAGGAATAA
- the pdhA gene encoding pyruvate dehydrogenase (acetyl-transferring) E1 component subunit alpha, with protein sequence MAKTPSKSSSAKKPAAKRAPAKSTTAAKARSAPAAPSDDPDFELRSLQREFEEAKLYDASEEEMLEFYRRMLLIRRFEEKAGQLYGLGLIGGFCHLYIGQEAVAIGLQSALDNDRDSVITGYRDHGHMLAYGIDPKVIMAELTGRQAGISKGKGGSMHMFSTEHKFYGGHGIVGAQVPLGGGLAFAHQYNEDGGLCLAYFGDGAANQGQVYETFNMAALWNLPIVFVVEDNQYAMGTSTKRSSAETRFHRRGTSFRIPGMDVDGMNVLEVRAAAEVAFRHVREGKGPVLMELNTYRYRGHSMSDPAKYRTREEVQEQREHHDPIERLKKHMIENGKDEAELKAIDKEIRGIVAEAADFAENSPEPDASELYTDVLVEEY encoded by the coding sequence TTGGCAAAGACCCCTTCGAAAAGCTCGTCCGCCAAAAAGCCCGCAGCCAAGCGTGCGCCCGCGAAATCGACGACCGCGGCGAAGGCCCGCTCCGCGCCCGCCGCGCCTTCGGACGATCCCGATTTCGAACTGCGCTCGCTCCAGCGCGAATTCGAGGAGGCGAAACTCTACGACGCGAGCGAGGAGGAAATGCTCGAATTCTACCGCCGGATGCTGCTTATCCGGCGGTTCGAGGAAAAGGCGGGCCAGCTTTACGGGCTCGGCCTGATCGGGGGCTTCTGCCACCTCTACATCGGGCAGGAAGCGGTCGCGATCGGGCTTCAGTCGGCGCTGGACAATGACCGTGACAGCGTCATCACGGGCTACCGCGACCACGGGCATATGCTCGCCTACGGGATCGATCCCAAGGTCATCATGGCAGAGCTGACCGGGCGGCAGGCGGGCATCTCCAAGGGCAAGGGCGGGTCGATGCATATGTTCTCGACCGAGCACAAGTTCTACGGCGGCCACGGCATCGTCGGCGCGCAGGTGCCGCTGGGCGGCGGGCTCGCCTTCGCCCACCAGTACAACGAGGACGGCGGCCTGTGCCTCGCCTATTTCGGCGACGGGGCAGCGAACCAGGGGCAGGTCTACGAGACCTTCAACATGGCCGCGCTGTGGAACCTGCCGATCGTCTTCGTGGTCGAAGACAACCAGTATGCAATGGGCACCTCGACAAAGCGCAGCTCCGCGGAAACCCGCTTCCATCGCCGCGGCACCTCCTTCCGCATTCCGGGCATGGATGTCGACGGCATGAATGTGCTCGAGGTCCGTGCCGCCGCCGAAGTCGCGTTCAGGCACGTGCGCGAGGGCAAGGGGCCGGTGCTGATGGAGCTCAACACCTATCGCTACCGCGGGCATTCGATGTCGGACCCGGCGAAATACCGAACCCGCGAGGAAGTGCAGGAACAGCGCGAACACCACGACCCGATCGAGCGGCTGAAGAAGCACATGATCGAGAACGGCAAGGACGAGGCCGAGCTGAAGGCGATCGACAAGGAAATCCGCGGGATCGTCGCCGAAGCGGCCGATTTCGCCGAGAACTCGCCCGAAC